TAGTTGCTACAACTTGTGTAAAATAGTCTCCTTTTAGTTTATAGTTTAGACTAAGTATATGTATAATCAAAAGGGCATATAAAAAAACTAAAAATAGTGCTCCGAAAAATCCATATCTTTCTACGTAATAGGCAAAAATAAAATCGCTAGAGGCTATAGGTAAAAATTTTAGTTGAGTTTGAGTGGCTTCATCTTTCTCTTTTCCGGTTAGTCCTCCCGAACCTATGGCTATGATGGATTGCTGCACATGGTAGCTAGGTTTTTCGCTTAAAAAGTCGTGAATCCTCTTTTTTTGATAATCGTGTAGAAGATATTTGTAAGATATAGGAGTAAAAATAGCTAAAAAGATAGTGATTGTAGTCCAAATTTTCCAGTTTACTCCTATTACGAAAAGTACGCCGTATCCTATGATAAGTAGTATCAAAGCAGTACCCAGATCCGGCTCTTTGGCTATGAGTATGAAAGGTAAAAGTATGTAAAAGGAGATTTTTAAAAACTCTTTCCATCCATAGCCGCTTTTTGGTGGAGGATTTTCTTGTATAAGGTAAGCTAACATCAAAATAAATGCCGGTTTGAAGATCTCCGAAGGTTGGATTGTAAAGTGAATGAAAGGCAGCTCCAACCATCTTTGTGCTCCAAGTTTACTAACACCGAAAAGATCCACACTTATAAGAAGAGCTATATTGATCCAGTATATGGTAGGGATAAGCCATTTGTACTCTCTAAGAGGAGTGAGAAAAAAAACAATAAATGCTCCGACCCCTACAGATATATAAACTATCTGTTTTTTTGAAAGCAAAGGATCTATTTCTGAGATAAGGGAGAAAGAGATTGCAACGATAGGGATAATTAAAAGTATCAAAATAAAATCAAAATGTGTTATTATTCGTCTATCTATCATAAGTCTCATTATTTTTCCTGATAAAAATATGTAAAATTATATCAAGTAAAAGAGGTTTTGTTTCTATGAATGAAAAAATAGTTGTCGATAAAGAGGAGAGATTAGATAAATTTTTGGTTGAATATTTTCAGGTATCTAGAAACCAAATAGAGTCTTTAATAAAGAAAGGTTATGTAAAAGTAAATGAAAAAGAGGTCAAAAAAGCTGGTTTTAAACTCAAAAAAAGCGATTTGATTGATATCCGGTTTCCAGATATGCAAAAGAGTGAACCCGTTAAAGTAGATTTTGATATAGAAGTGATTCATGAAGATGAGGATATTGTAGTTTTGAATAAGCCAAGCGGCATAACCGTTCATCCCGCTTCTAGCGTAAAAGAGGCTACAGTAGTGGATTGGCTTAAAAAGAGGGGAGTCTCTTTATCTACTATAGCCGGCGAAGAGAGACACGGAATAGTTCATAGACTAGATAAAGAGACAAGCGGTTTGATGGTTGTAGCAAAAAATAATGAATCTCATAAGTTTTTGTCAAATCAGCTTCAAGACAAGAGTATGGGAAGATATTATCTTGCTATTATAGAGCCTCCTTTGAAAGAGAATACAATAGTTGAAAAAGAGATTGCAAGAAATCCTAAAAATAGACTGAAAATGGCCGTTATTGCCGGTGGCAGATACGCAAAAACAGCTTTTGTCAAAATAGAAGAGAGTCTAGATGGAACAACTGAACTTATAGGCGCAAAACTTTTTACCGGAAGAACGCATCAGATAAGAGTTCATCTAAATGCGATAGGTAGACACATACTTGGCGATAGTTTATACGGTTTTAAGAGCCGAAGTGCTAAAATAGAGAGGGTTTTTTTACACGCTTATATACTTTATCTTATTCATCCAAGATACAAGAAAGAGATAAAGTTTGTGGCTCCTTTGCCTGAAGATATGAGTCAGTATTTGAAAAAAAGATATGATTGGGGGAAAACAGATGAGAAAATATTACCTGATAAGTTTGATAGGCTTTTTGATTTTGTTTCTTAGCGGTTGTGCTAAACAGCCAAGAGTAAGTCAAAAACCAAAGATTGATACGACTTTACCAAAAGTTCAAGAGATTAGAGTTATAGCTGATATTACAAGTGTAGCTTTTGAGTGGACTCCTGTATATGATGAAAGAGTTGAAGGGTATTATCTATATAGAAGTTCGCAAAATTCTGCTAAATTAAAAAGAGTTGCCGTTATAGAAGATAGATTTACTTCACATTACGTAGATAGCGGACTAAAACCTAATACGCAGTATTTTTACAG
This Nitrosophilus labii DNA region includes the following protein-coding sequences:
- a CDS encoding RluA family pseudouridine synthase, which produces MNEKIVVDKEERLDKFLVEYFQVSRNQIESLIKKGYVKVNEKEVKKAGFKLKKSDLIDIRFPDMQKSEPVKVDFDIEVIHEDEDIVVLNKPSGITVHPASSVKEATVVDWLKKRGVSLSTIAGEERHGIVHRLDKETSGLMVVAKNNESHKFLSNQLQDKSMGRYYLAIIEPPLKENTIVEKEIARNPKNRLKMAVIAGGRYAKTAFVKIEESLDGTTELIGAKLFTGRTHQIRVHLNAIGRHILGDSLYGFKSRSAKIERVFLHAYILYLIHPRYKKEIKFVAPLPEDMSQYLKKRYDWGKTDEKILPDKFDRLFDFVS
- the rodA gene encoding rod shape-determining protein RodA; the protein is MRLMIDRRIITHFDFILILLIIPIVAISFSLISEIDPLLSKKQIVYISVGVGAFIVFFLTPLREYKWLIPTIYWINIALLISVDLFGVSKLGAQRWLELPFIHFTIQPSEIFKPAFILMLAYLIQENPPPKSGYGWKEFLKISFYILLPFILIAKEPDLGTALILLIIGYGVLFVIGVNWKIWTTITIFLAIFTPISYKYLLHDYQKKRIHDFLSEKPSYHVQQSIIAIGSGGLTGKEKDEATQTQLKFLPIASSDFIFAYYVERYGFFGALFLVFLYALLIIHILSLNYKLKGDYFTQVVATSIALLLFMYMSVNIAMTIGLAPVVGVPLPLFSYGGSSFVNFMILFGILEHLLAFRFNFLYNSTRT